In one window of Pagrus major chromosome 12, Pma_NU_1.0 DNA:
- the LOC141006276 gene encoding beta-1,3-galactosyltransferase 9, translated as MQCSLCKLRTHQWCFLLFNVLLFHALLFGADFVEEYLLQPTPGVYSDGMVVDVREKARKLDLSNARENVSQAYPIANPDACRNSDLFLLALVFSSTANVTQRDAVRRTWANQTVIQGFPVKILFFLGSTQTAAAQTALMAESDLNGDMVQGHAVADSSLRGPTERTVLALRWVIAFCPVARFVLLTKDSVFINLPAIGGYLLGLHRHPEDLYLGRVIQKDSPDRDPNSSGYLPPALYPDKYLPEYCEGTAYVLSQDVVRKVYVASAAVRAPVSADVFVGLCAQKAGVAPTHSARFAGEKHVRYNACCYRYLFSSAGMRRHELDAVWADLGQKGASCSVLQTYYGLVKCKALTYLDKLTFFNSQSQAEWHG; from the exons ATGCAG TGCTCTCTGTGCAAGCTGCGTACCCACCAGTggtgtttcctcctcttcaacgtcctcctcttccatgcCCTGTTGTTTGGCGCAGACTTTGTCGAGGAGTACCTCCTGCAGCCCACGCCTGGTGTCTACTCTGATGGCATGGTCGTTGATGTAAGAGAGAAAGCTAGGAAACTGGACCTGAGCAACGCCAGGGAGAACGTCTCCCAGGCCTACCCCATCGCTAACCCTGACGCCTGCAGGAACTCTGACCTCTTCCTCCTCGCTCTAGTCTTCAGCTCCACAGCTAATGTCACCCAGAGAGATGCGGTCAGGAGGACATGGGCCAACCAAACAGTCATCCAAGGCTTCCCAGTAAAGATACTTTTCTTCTTAGGATCAACTCAGACGGCTGCTGCACAAACAGCCCTCATGGCAGAGTCCGACCTCAATGGAGACATGGTGCAGGGTCATGCTGTGGCTGACTCATCGCTCCGTGGTCCAACAGAGAGGACAGTGCTGGCACTCCGTTGGGTGATCGCCTTCTGTCCGGTGGCACGTTTTGTCCTGCTGACCAAGGACTCTGTGTTCATCAACCTCCCTGCCATCGGAGGCTACCTACTCGGGCTGCACAGGCACCCAGAGGACCTTTATCTGGGTCGGGTGATCCAGAAAGACTCCCCTGACAGGGACCCCAACAGTTCTGGCTACCTGCCCCCAGCTCTCTACCCTGACAAGTACTTACCTGAGTACTGTGAGGGGACGGCTTACGTTCTATCCCAGGATGTAGTCCGTAAAGTGTATGTGGCGTCCGCAGCAGTCCGTGCCCCTGTGTCAGCAGATGTTTTTGTGGGTCTTTGTGCTCAGAAGGCCGGCGTGGCACCGACCCACAGCGCCAGGTTCGCAGGAGAGAAGCACGTCCGCTACAACGCCTGCTGTTACCGCTATCTGTTCAGCTCAGCAGGGATGAGAAGACACGAACTTGATGCAGTGTGGGCAGATCTGGGACAGAAGGGTGCAAGCTGCTCTGTGTTGCAGACCTACTACGGCCTGGTGAAATGCAAGGCCCTCACATATCTGGATAAGCTAACCTTCTTCAACTCCCAGAGCCAGGCTGAATGGCATgggtag